In Lycium ferocissimum isolate CSIRO_LF1 chromosome 7, AGI_CSIRO_Lferr_CH_V1, whole genome shotgun sequence, the sequence CCAAAGGTCTTTTTTCCTCTTAGGATTCCATCCCATGTCCTTGCAGAGTTGGTCGTTGTGCCAAATATGCAATGCACCGATGCATGATCTCCTGTAATACTTCTTTGAATATCTCTTCTTGTATTTATCccattctgctatgtctttctccATGACCTTGATGCTAGGCAGCTTGAATTTTCCATCAAGAAGCTCTGCTAGCCATCTACACCTTATTTCTGATGTGTATAGATTCGCGATGCTTTCTGAGAATCCAATTATTGCCAGCTGGGGAATCTTGGGATGAATGCATTCCCTAAAAATAATAATCCAGAAGAATGTCATGTTTACATGATATAGGGATAAAGATGTCTAAGTGCTAATTGGAGCGAGTAGTACAACATTAAAAGTTCTTCAAAtagttatttttctttgataTAAAATGCTTTCCTCGTAACCAAATACCAGAAAATGACCTCCTTATAGAATATAGTTTCCTGCCCGTCATTCACATATGGATCTGAAATAACTTTGAACGCCGGACAAGACTCTCATACCTATATAAGGGAACTGCAGAACCATCTGAGCCTGCTATGAAATCCTGAAAAGTTGGTGATTCAAAAATATGTTTGAGCTTGTCTATTCCCTTGAAGCCAGTAGCCAGTATGACCAAGTCCGATTTAATTGGTTCTTCCTGACCCTCAAGCACAATTCCGTCTTTAGTAAATCCAAATCTCTTTGCTTTCTTGAGCTTGAGACGTCCTTCCTCAACTCGGTCATAGAAGCCTTCCGGCACTGTAGAAATTAAACACGCGCTCAATTCGTTTAAGAAACTATGCTCTGGCACCATTCCGTGTTTTGAAAGCTTGAGCTTGTGTTTTACATGGCTTTCCACAAATTTTGAGAAGGCCCACCTCTGTAAAATATAAGTGAAAACTATATTAGTGATATAATATTCAACAGCCATGTATAGTAATTAGGAGTAGTTATTTTTATGAGTTTAGTCTGTATAATAACAATTACCAGAGGTGAGAGAATTGTAGCTATAAGATATAAGAGAAGGCCTTCACTGGGTTTGTGCACCATAAGTTCGGAGAATCGACTTAAATAGAGTTTTGCAAGAGGGAATCCCCATGGGAAGTAATCCGGAAGGTTCCAATGCAGTGTCCTGATTACTATTGTGCACGGACGTTCAACCCCTGCAAAATTGATTGTTACTCCTATAATTACACAAACAATAGAGAGGCAGAGTAAATGGAAGATCATTAGCAGTTAACTACCATTAACTGTGGAGCACTCCATGGCAATGTCCATTGCTGATTTCTGGAACCCAACGACGGCTACATTTTTTCCTTTGACAAAGTTGGCTGCGGTAGCGGGGTCCATTTTGGAATATTCCATTGAGTGGATTACTTCCCCTTCAAAAGCTTGGGGGCCTTTGTTTGGAGGGAATTCAGGGATGTTTGGGACTTGGCTGAATCTTCCCACGCAAACCACTACAAAATCCACTTGGTATATCTGCATGCAAAGTTTTcttttatctatattatataaaaatgaactGGGTAAGCTTTAGTCATGGAAAGTTtggcatttttttctttttactgcagaagataaaaagaaattacaacGGGAAAGAGAAGttcctgaaaaaaaaaaaaaaaaaaaaaaccagatcTGCTATGAGACTTGAAGATAATTTAATGCTTATCATTTACATTGATACTCATACCTATACAAAAGTCAGATGCCCATGCATAAGAGATCGTATACAAATAAACAGTTTCGTACTGCCATTCTCCAATCGAAGTTTActaattatggtaaaatatcTGGATTTTAAAACGCTTCAAGATCCTGAATTCATTGCTCAAAAAAGGAGATTAATtgagaattgaaaattttagaGGTTTTGTCGAAAGAGTGCATATTGGTTACCTTTGTTGAGAGATTTCTAGTGTCCTGTACTTTGACGTTCCATTTCCCTTTAGTGCTAAAGGGCTCGCCCGTGCCCCCCCATAACGTCCATTCTCCGGCTTTACTAATTGGATCAGTCTCAGATTCGCCATTTTCATAGCTAAGGCTTAACACTTTGCTATTGAACTGAATGTGGCGGAGCAAATCAAAGTGACGAGCATATGATTCAATATACTCCAACACGGTGTGTTGGTCAGGGAACACTTCGGTTACAGAATCGGGCCATAGGAAATCAGTGAATTGGTAAAGAGGTTTTGGTGTTTGCAGCTTAGTGCTCTCAATGGTCTTAGTCCACACACCTCCGATGCTACCCTCGGACTCGAACACAATTGGATCAAATCCTTTAGAAATGCAGTATTTGCAGGCCAAGAGGCCGCTGATTCCAGCTCCAATTATTACTATTACCTGCTTCTTTCCGTTTTCTCTTTGATCATTTGCCATTGTGTTGCTTCACACACACACAGTCTCTCTCTTCTGTAAAATGTGTGGATTGAATATTAGCTTGAAAAGCCCACTATTTATAACAAGGTACTTAAAAGATGGCGCGCGGGATGATATAATTCCAATTCCTTCATTGACTTCCTAACCAATAATATCTGTTATTGATATGTACTTCACGAGGCCAGGTCGACTCAACTTGATATTCCGATATGTATTTTTATTAGGCCTCGATTTCCTCATTGTTTTTATTAATAGGATTAATTATTGGTGAAAAGAATTTGTGATTACCTAAGCATGGTATCAACCTCGTCTCCCCTTCGTTCAGATATCAGATAAATAGATAAGAATACGGTGCAATCAACAGGACCCCGTTTAAGGCGTAGCCGAATTTCCTAATTTGTGGTAAGATTAACCGCTTTAAAACAACTCCAGACGCGTGAGTTTGGATTTTAAAATACCTTAGACGTTCTCATCTAAAATTTAGTTTGTCAAAGTCTAACTTCAGACAACTTGAAAGCTTTTATTTGAAGTTATGGATATTGGCAAGGAAAATTGAATGACTGAAACCTTCACATGAAATTCAGGCATTTCATGTCTTTCAAATATTCTTGTGTGACAAACAAAACACAATCTTGAACATCACAACCAATTCCAGTTCAGGCTCTGTTTGATAACTCCCGAGCAAAGATTTTTCATGCTAGCAATACAGATTTTTCCTACCGACATTCAATGAAAAATGTGTGCTATAAAACACAATTTTCCCACCTCATTCTTACCGAACGAGCTCACTGAGAAAACGCATGATGGGATACAGGTTCCCACTGAAACGCTGGgaaactttctaatttttctgTGTGAAAATAGTACTATTTAGGTTTTTTCCACCGATATCCACTGAAAAATAGCCACCGAACATTTTTCAATGGGAAATTCAGTCGGGaaataaagattttttattAGTGAACAAACCAACTTTGCAATAGTCATAGTAACTAAAACTTCCCCATTCCTCATCCAAAAGCAAGAAAAGACATTCAGTTTGTATTTGTTTCCCTTTTTACTGCTAAATTAGGATTAATCAATCTGGCACGAATGTTTTCAACATTTGTCAGATTATCCAAATTGTTGATTCTTTCTcgagaaaaggaaataaatgatCCCTTAATTAtgagagtaggttcaaaatagtcccttaattATGCACTTAacggttttggtcctttaaatttGTCATAAGTtcacaaaaatggtcccttaactatgagggttagttaaaaatagtcccttaagtatacacttaacagttttggtccgTTAAGTTCgtcaaaagttaacacttttagtctccgaTAAAATATTCATCTAACTCCGTTTGTTAGATTTGATGAGAActatgaaaaaaagaagaataaaaaagtgagctagaactcacatttagaagtaCACATTATTAAAGAAAATGCCAAACACCTCGGTACAAAACCGACAGACGTCAGTCGGTTAATAAGGAAAAACCGAGATAAAAACCTATAGACTTGATAAAGTCAGAAAATAGTGTCTCGAAATATAAAGACCGATAGACACTGTTGATTAAAATCGAGGGAGTCCAttggctaagtaaaatacactaGAATCGTTTTTACTGAAAATCcggtataaaaataaatacttccattagtggaaacagcctcttgcgtaaaatgcaaggtaaggctgcgtacaatagacccttgtggtcccgGCTTCTTCCGGATCCCGCGCGTAGCGGAGCAGGCGCACCGGCCGCCTTTATTGTAGtgatccttttaaaaaaaaaaaaacgtgcattTTTCCTCGAAATAACTGACGGACGTCCGTCGGTTTTcgtaaaaaacaataaaaattaaaaaaaaaaatagtgtccCCAATTTTATCCAGGTTTCCGTCCATCGTTTTTTGGCTTGTTTTTAGTAGTGGCAATTTTTGTAGTTTCAGCTATTTTGTAATTTATTTCTAAAGTCTggtgtattttacttagccgaTGGACTCCCTCATTTTTAATCGACAGAGTGCGTTAGTCTTTTTGTTCTGAGACTCTATTTTTACGACATTATCAAGTCAGTTGGTTATTTCCCACTTAACCAACTGACGTCCGTTGGTATTTGGCATTTCGTTAATAATATatacctctaaatgtgagttctcactaacctttttttcatagttctcgtcaaatctaacaaacagaATTCAATGAATATTTTGTCGGACACTAAAAGTGTTatcttttggcaaacttaaaggatcaaaactgttaaatgcatacttaagggattattttttaccaaccctcatagttaaggaatcatttttgttaacttgtgATAAACTTAAAAGACCAAAACCGTTAAGTGCATAGTTAAAAAACTATTTAAACCTACTCTCATAattaagggaccatttatgtccttttctcttctttctctgtCAGTATGATATTTGCCGGTAAGGGACACAGTAACACACGCCTTCACACCTTACATCAAAAGCTTTGACACCcggaaagaaaataaaggagaaAGGGATAACCCTTAACcgactaaaaaataaataaattaaaagtgaTTCGCCTCAGACGACTACGTTGTGCAATTTGCAAATAGGCTGCCCGGTAAAATTACTTCTGCAATTTCAAGGGTTCATGATTAACTTTCTTTGTACGAAATCAATAGCCAAAGCTTATAATTGTTCTTCAAATTATATTATTATCTAGTCAGATGTCTGACTAGCCAATAATTTGTGTGAACAATAATTACACGACACGTTCTCAAAATCATAACCTAATAACACACTGACGTGACATTATAAAAAAGTATTTCTGGCAATTGTAAATCATGGCCTATCACCCGATCTGCAAAAGAATCAGGATGACCTGATTGAGTATTATTAATTACTCTATTTTAGGGTGAGGGATCGCACGAACAACTCTTTTATTAGTTCGGTCCACGCCAAGTTCCGTTCTCTAAGGAGTATTTAAACATATCTCATTGCCTCGTGATCGagttttttaatatatgggAAGGCACCGTGTCGAGGTTTTCGGAATTGAAGGGTCATAAGTGCAGGAAATCAACAGTACTTCAATGATTTCTGAAGCATTCAAATGCACGACCTATAAGATGTGATTTGTGTCATGCTtcacaaaaggaaaaaagatacAATCTTTAAAAAACACAAAATCTTAGTATATAATCACATCAATTTCAGATTACCTGTTACTGATAGCAACCTAGCTAAGTCATAACTAGCAGAGAATATGGGCCTTGTGGCTACTTGCAACCATTGATAACACTGTCATACACCATATGAGCGATTAATTGATCCAGAGCCTACTAGTCTTAAAACCCGTGACCATTTACCTATCCCCAACTTGGACGTATACAAGCTGTCTCTGAACTTCAAACGAATTCAGACAAATAGGATGAAAGAAAATCAGGGTTGGATCTAATATTAGGTATGGTTCACGTGAATTCAATAACTTTCTCCCAAACTCAGTATTTGTATTAAGAAATCAGTAAAtgtataatagtaataatatttAGCTCAAACCAGTATGTTGGTTTGGTTATTATTGCCTATTAACTTGAGGTTATTGTTGGAGACTGTAAACTTCTAATCACGGATTCGTTTCTATTAGCCGGCATAATCCATAGGTCCATAAGGTTCGAACCACTCAGCCCAAAGACCCTTCTTCCTTTTCGGGTTCCATCCCATGTCCTTGCAGAGTTGGTCATTGTGCCAAACATGCAACATAGCTATGCATGATCTCCTGTAGTACTTCCTATAAGAATATCTCTTCTTGTATTTATCccattctgctatgtctttctccATCACCTTGATGCTAGGTAGCTTAAATTTTCCATCAAGAAATTCTGCCAGCCATCGACACCTTATTTCCGATGTGTATAGATTAGCTAAGCTTTCTGAGAATCCAATTATTGCCAGTTGTGGAATTCGGGGATGGATGCATTCCCTGATAAATAAGAGTATTATTTTCACATGAGATGTATATATAGTTCTGGTGCATGCTTGCAAAAGTATCCTTTTATTTACTCACCTATAGAGGGGAACTGCAGCAGAATCATCTGAGCCTGCTATGAATTCCTGATATTTTGGTGATTCAAAAATGTGTTTGAGCTTATCAATTCCCTTGAAGCCTGTGGCGAGTATGACTAAGTCGGATTTTATTGGTTCAGCCTGACCCTCGAGCATAATACCTTCTTTCGAGAATCCAAAAGAGCCTGCTTTCTTGACGAGCTTGATACTTCCTTCCTCCACTCTATCGTAGAAGCCCTCCGGCACTATAGCAAGCGAACAGGAACTCAAATCGTTTAAGAAACTATGCTCTGGCACCATTCCATGTTTTGCAAGCCTATGTTTGTgttttatataactttctaCAAATTTTGAGAAGGCCCACCTCTATAAAATAAGAGCGAAATTATTAGTACTGCATGGTAGTTATGTGAGAGGAAGAGTAGAAATCTGACTAGCTAATAATTTGAACATATTGTTGTAACTTTAAACATATGAGTAGTAACTTGAAGGCTTAATACATCGCtagccccttaaacttgtcaATTAATTTCATTTAAACACTCGTGTTATGGCGTGTTCTAATTGAGCacctgaacacatgataaaataTTCCTATTAGACACTTTCAGTTCAAATTTTAGAAAACTTTTGCGCATGTTCTCAGGTGCTCATTACGTAGATAGGTTAACTACTAAATATATGTCTCCACCTTTAATTATACGCATTAGTCTCAATATGCCGTAAAACCTCAGGCATGTTCCAATTGAGGTTGAAGTTTATAACTAAAGGAGAAGatattttaagtggttaactTAACTACTTAATAGATGTTTGAGATCAAGCGtcaaaaagattttcaaaatttgaactgGAAATGTTTAATAGGAACACTTTATCATGTTTTCAGGTGTTCAATTGGAACAAGTCGTAGTTCACGTGTCTGAATAAAATTTACTGACAAATTTAAGACCTATCGATGTATtaagtaaagaaaataaattaccaATGGTGAAAGAGTTGTGGCTAGGAGACTTAGTAGAAGGCCTTCACCGGGTTTATGCACCGTAAGTTCGGAGAATCGATTTAGGTAGAGATATCCCAGCGAGAGTCCCCATGGAAAATAATCCGGAAGGTTCCAATGTGGGGTCCTAATTACCACTGTGCATGGACGTTCAATCCCTGTAACATTAATTACTATTAGTGCAAACAGCAGTAGCCCAGGCTAATTACGTTTTCGAATATGGAAGATCAAAAGTAGCAGTACTGACCATTAATCGTTGAGCACTCCCTGGCAATGTCCATTCCTGATCTAAGGAATCCAACGACGGCTACATGTTTTCCTTTGACAAAGTTGGCTGCAGTTCTGGAGTCCATTTTGGAATAGTCCATTGAGTGGATTACTTCACCCTCAAATGCTTCGGGGCCTTTCTGCGGAGGAAATTCAGGGATGTTTGGCACTTGGCTGAACCTTCCCACACAAACTACTACAAAATCAACTTGGTATACCTGCACGCGATTCAATCAACTGTGGATGTATATGCACAGGCTTATCCTTCGTTTAATTGTCAATTTCTGATCTGTTTATCACAATAGATTTCGGATGTAAAACCAACAAAAGTCATTGAAGTAATTGAAACGGCACTCTATGGCACAGTTCCGGGGAATCGTTATGTTGATCCACAATGAAGAGGAAAACATTTCAGTATTTCTCTGCGTGCATCTCATTTTCTTAAGTTTTGAATCAGAAgactagcttttctactaatcgTTGGGGAATTATACTATAACAGTGTGATTACGCAATACTAGCTTTCTTTTCTACTCGTGGTCACTAGACAATATATGTTGATTAAACTCTTAAGTATGGATTTGAGTCTAACTTTAAAATTAGTAGTACTGTTTTCCTCCTAAAGAATATACCAAGTTGAGGTAGCTTGTTTAGTAAATGTTGTCATTTGTAAATATCATCCTAATAATTGACGCAATGAGATCTTGataactaaaataattttttagttaatattttatataataaacTAGAGATGACGTAATAATATCAATAGCTACTTCCTCCtattcattttacttatcatgtttATTAAAAACAATTGGTTCAAActccaaaatatatttttggttaaaaaatcaAGATATTATGTTTTTTCACCTTTACTCTAGTAAATGTGGACAGAGATTAAATATGGTGAACGGAAGAGTAATAttaaattgagagaaaaaaaaagagcagaATCTAGTCAATTTTTTTAGTTAAGTATTTTTTTATGGACTCTATATCAAACATGACAACTGAAATAGGTAAGAAACTTTTTTGGGCAATTGGCGcgaatgcccttcaaatgcgctggtctttaatttttgccccccGTAATCATCTACAGTCTTTAATATTTGCTGCTTGTCTAAAGCtaaaagataataagaaaaagacttaCTATCCctacccataacatataaaaatagctAAAAGCGTAATTGAACCCTAAAACATCAATTAAACCTAAtccatcatttcaacaacaaaccttTCAATACCTGTGTGGAACATTTCGTACGCGAGAAATTCCATTGATTTTGCCGGTACAACatcgaaaaagataaaatatataatatatagcgtttcaattgaatgtaattcaactcaatttcatAAGCTTTATTAAGTTTagatttgttaatatttgaaaataacaacaaatcatcttctATGAACTAAATACCGATATGGTGTTTGAGATTCAACATTGCGAATCATCcttttactcaacaacatagaattgatcaaatttattgctttgttcgatttttattagtttatacGTTCCATTTGATTAGTATACAATGCTCAATGACTTAGACTTGAAATTATAAGTAACTTGGGTTGACAAAAAATAATCGGAGCAAAGTTCGAACAAGTATGTATCGGAGGATGACGTAAGATTTCTTTGGAAAGCCTAATAATGCTATCTTGTTAGAggcaaatttcattttcataagcaaaataaaaaaaaatacacaagtattaagaattagacaagtatctTGAGAGGAAAAatttacattagaaaagaacaaaaatttttgaatatatatatttttatgagcaaaacaaaaatttacgcaagtgttaagaactagaaaagtatgtcggaggaggcagaagttcactttacaaaagaacaaagtatgctgttataggcaactttcattttcataagcaaaataaaaaattacacaagtgttaagaattagacaagtatctTGGAGGAGATAATGTACTTCTTTAAGAAtttcactttacaaaagaacaaagtatcttttgTTAGAGGCAAGTATCTAtatagaggcaaactttcattttattaaagcaaaacaaaaatttacgaaagtgttaagaactagaaaagtatgccCGAGGAGAGCGAAGTTCAcacacaaaagaacaaagtatctcgTTACTTGTAGGCCatatactttcattttcataagaaaataaaaaagtacacaagtgttaagattTGGACAAATGTCGTGGAGGAGGTCAAGTtctctttacaaaagaacaaagtatgccgTTAcggaggcaaactttcattttcataagcaaaataaaaaaatacacacacaagtaTTAAGAATTAGACAAATGTTTATGGGGGCAaagttcactttaaaaaattacaaagtatatatgtttatgaggcaaactttcatttttatgaattgtcaaaacaaaaaaatattttgttaatattagacaaatttattagttgttaaataaGTTCACTttgaaaaaattacaaagtatggTGAGaggcaaaactttcatttttcataaccaaaacaaaacattattaacaaaacaacaccaaaaacacataagattgcataaaaatcaaaattattaacaagaaaacaccataaaaccaagcacacataaattaacttaattcatgaagtttaaattaacaacataacTTTAATCAATCCCATAACTTCCGGATAAGTTCAAAATCAATAATACTGGGATTGTGCATATATGTTGCCTCAaacaaacacattcttcacaaaaaaGATTATTAAATAAAAGCAATGTTAAACAACATAAAACATAAGTTAACGACAAAAAACTTCAATgattcaacaaagagaaaaccaaaaaacgcatatcaaaatcaactaaaacatattacgacattcataatacgatattcaaaaactaaaatatatacaatggGAATGAAActaaaagttcaaaaaatcatatacattatAACAAGACATtatcattttaaataaaaaaggatcaattaaatataaaaaacgatgaagacaaagatattaattcaacaaataacaatttaacataaaaacaaatattaaacGAGCAAAAGATCAAATTCGTACCTACGTTTTAGAATATATGAGACAAACACAAAACAGGCGTGAAAgtcgaataaaaaaaaaaaaatgacaaattaaataaaaaagattttaatGGGTAAGGATACGATTACAACGGGGTCaaaaaactttcattctttggattgcgggtagaagcaagaaaatttaaaaatatataaatgaagtGGGTATAAAATAAAACCAAGTCAAAAGAGGGCACTCGAGCGAgcgcaaaaaaaaagaactttttttcCACAAGATGCTAAAAAAGATATACAAAAGCTTATATTAGGCCCATATATTCCTTTTAGATCAGATTCTAACAACTTGTACTTTCAGAGATCTTCTGAGCATTAAATTTGATAATGAGGTCAAATTAAAATTGCGAGAACAT encodes:
- the LOC132065215 gene encoding probable flavin-containing monooxygenase 1 isoform X1; protein product: MANNHRESKKKQVIAIIGAGISGLLACKYSLSKGFDPIVFESESRIGGVWTKTIGSTKLQTPKPYFQFSDFPWPHTVTELYPHQQTVLEYIESYARHFDLLRHIQFNSKVLSINYEGDDSISGEWNLWGGTGEAFSNKGKWNVKVHDTRTLSTQVYQVDFVVVCVGRFSQVPNIPEFPPQKGPEAFEGEVIHSMDYSKMDSRTAANFVKGKHVAVVGFLRSGMDIARECSTINGIERPCTVVIRTPHWNLPDYFPWGLSLGYLYLNRFSELTVHKPGEGLLLSLLATTLSPLRWAFSKFVESYIKHKHRLAKHGMVPEHSFLNDLSSCSLAIVPEGFYDRVEEGSIKLVKKAGSFGFSKEGIMLEGQAEPIKSDLVILATGFKGIDKLKHIFESPKYQEFIAGSDDSAAVPLYRECIHPKIPQLAIIGFSESIANLYTSEIRCRWLAELLDGKFKLPSIKVMEKDIAEWDKYKKRYSKKYYRRSCIGALHIWHNDQLCKDMGWNPKRKKDLWAEWFEPYGPMDYADPK
- the LOC132065215 gene encoding probable flavin-containing monooxygenase 1 isoform X2, with product MANNHRESKKKQVIAIIGAGISGLLACKYSLSKGFDPIVFESESRIGGVWTKTIGSTKLQTPKPYFQFSDFPWPHTVTELYPHQQTVLEYIESYARHFDLLRHIQFNSKVLSINYEGDDSISGEWNLWGGTGEAFSNKGKWNVKVHDTRTLSTQVYQVDFVVVCVGRFSQVPNIPEFPPQKGPEAFEGEVIHSMDYSKMDSRTAANFVKGKHVAVVGFLRSGMDIARECSTINGIERPCTVVIRTPHWNLPDYFPWGLSLGYLYLNRFSELTVHKPGEGLLLSLLATTLSPLRWAFSKFVESYIKHKHRLAKHGMVPEHSFLNDLSSCSLAIVPEGFYDRVEEGSIKLVKKAGSFGFSKEGIMLEGQAEPIKSDLVILATGFKGIDKLKHIFESPKYQEFIAGSDDSAAVPLYRECIHPRIPQLAIIGFSESLANLYTSEIRCRWLAEFLDGKFKLPSIKVMEKDIAEWDKYKKRYSYRKYYRRSCIAMLHVWHNDQLCKDMGWNPKRKKGLWAEWFEPYGPMDYAG